Proteins from a genomic interval of Capsicum annuum cultivar UCD-10X-F1 chromosome 4, UCD10Xv1.1, whole genome shotgun sequence:
- the LOC107856558 gene encoding low-temperature-induced cysteine proteinase, translating into MAVHLSTLSISLLIMLMSSAAVNVTAATEDMSIISYNEKHHTISDTSSTVQQRTDDEVMSLYQSWLVEHKKVYNDLVEKDQRFQIFKDNLKYIDEHNAKPEKSYKLGLTKFADLTNEEYRAMYLGTKPDVSRRLSSRQSDRYAPKVGDSLPESFDWREKDVLVGVKDQGQCGSCWAFSAVATIEAINKMVTGESISLSEQELVDCDTSYNNGCKGGLMDYAFKFVINNGGLDTEEDYPYTGKDGKCDQIRKNAKVVTIQGYADVPDNDEKALKKAVAGQPISVAIEAGGKDFQHYKSGIFTGHCGENVDHGVVAVGYGSENGMDYWIVRNSWGKSWGEHGYLKMQRNIANPKGLCGIATIASYPIKTGQNPPKPAPSPPSPVKPPTTCDDLYSCPSGTTCCCVFEFYNDCFAWGCCPMEGAICCKDHHSCCPHDYPVCNVRAGTCSISENNPLAVKAMAHTLAKPVGTFSNQGMKTTTS; encoded by the exons ATGGCTGTTCATCTCTCCACTCTCTCAATCTCCTTACTCATAATGCTCATGTCCTCCGCCGCCGTAAATGTTACGGCGGCGACAGAGGACATGTCCATTATAAGCTACAACGAAAAACATCACACGATCAGCGACACCTCGTCAACGGTCCAACAACGGACCGATGACGAGGTCATGTCATTGTACCAATCGTGGTTAGTTGAGCACAAAAAAGTGTACAATGATTTAGTAGAAAAGGACCAGAGGTTCCAGATCTTTAAGGACAACCTTAAGTACATCGATGAACATAACGCTAAGCCGGAGAAAAGTTATAAGCTAGgtttgactaagtttgctgatCTGACGAATGAGGAGTATAGGGCTATGTATTTGGGCACGAAGCCCGATGTTAGTCGGAGGTTGTCGAGTAGACAAAGTGATCGGTATGCTCCGAAGGTTGGAGATAGCTTGCCGGAATCCTTTGACTGGAGGGAAAAAGATGTGCTTGTTGGTGTTAAGGATCAAGGACAATGTG GGAGTTGCTGGGCTTTCTCAGCAGTTGCTACCATTGAAGCAATAAACAAGATGGTGACTGGAGAATCGATCTCATTATCTGAGCAGGAGCTGGTAGATTGTGATACCTCCTATAACAACGGTTGCAAAGGGGGTCTCATGGACTATGCCTTTAAATTCGTCATCAACAATGGAGGATTAGACACTGAGGAAGATTACCCGTATACTGGCAAGGATGGAAAATGCGACCAAATAAGG AAAAATGCCAAGGTTGTCACCATCCAGGGGTATGCGGATGTTCCTGATAATGATGAAAAGGCACTGAAAAAGGCCGTCGCAGGTCAACCCATCAGTGTTGCTATTGAAGCTGGTGGCAAAGACTTCCAGCACTATAAATCG GGTATCTTTACTGGACATTGTGGTGAAAATGTGGACCATGGTGTCGTTGCAGTAGGATATGGTAGTGAAAATGGCATGGATTATTGGATTGTGAGGAACTCATGGGGTAAGTCCTGGGGAGAACATGGTTACCTCAAAATGCAGCGAAACATTGCCAACCCAAAGGGTTTGTGTGGTATTGCCACAATTGCCTCTTATCCTATCAAGACAGGCCAAAATCCTCCAAAACCAGCTCCATCTCCTCCATCACCAGTCAAGCCACCGACTACCTGTGATGATTTGTACAGTTGCCCATCAGGAACGACATGCTGCTGTGTCTTCGAGTTCTATAACGACTGCTTTGCTTGGGGTTGCTGCCCTATGGAAGGTGCTATTTGCTGTAAAGACCATCACAGTTGCTGCCCACATGATTATCCTGTCTGCAATGTTAGAGCCGGCACCTGCTCAATT AGCGAGAACAACCCTCTTGCAGTCAAAGCAATGGCACACACTCTTGCCAAACCTGTTGGGACCTTCAGCAATCAAGGAATGAAGACCACTACTTCCTGA